One Burkholderia thailandensis E264 genomic window carries:
- a CDS encoding GMC oxidoreductase, with product MKQQSYDYDYVVVGSGFGGSVAALRLSEKGYRVLVIEQGRRWTPENLPESTWNLSRWQWRPALGLRGFFSMRFFKHVVVLHGNAVGGGSITYANTLLVPPDKVWREGTWAGLEDWERVMPEHYATAKRMLGVVTNRRMDAADFRLKEMAKLIGVEKSFYPTEVGVFFGGDADAPGTRYADPYFGGAGPERTSCIGCGGCMVGCRHGAKNTLDRNYLYLAERLGAQVREQTKVVDVRPLDARDDGAAGYAVDAVSLAAGARGAKSRVTCRGVVFAASSLGTQDLLMRLKEKRSLPRLSDALGKRVRTNAESLIGVRFPKSRVDLSKGVAIGSGIYIDEHTHIEATRYPSGSDTMGLLTTVLTRGAPGGLRPLVWLGALAKLVLTRPLTAWRMIDPRGFARETMIFLCMQTLEGHLTMRLKRRWFWPFSKQLATSGAKIPAYIPAANDFAQKAARALGGVPMTSLTEILLNVPMTAHCMGGAAMARDARDGVCDGRGRVFGYRNMYICDGSVLGANLGVNPSLTITALAEHAMNHVPAAGEQQWNSAGEERVAA from the coding sequence ATGAAGCAGCAGTCCTACGATTACGACTACGTCGTGGTCGGCTCCGGCTTCGGCGGCAGCGTCGCGGCGCTGCGTCTGTCCGAGAAAGGCTATCGCGTGCTCGTGATCGAGCAGGGCCGTCGCTGGACGCCCGAGAACCTGCCGGAAAGCACGTGGAATCTGTCGCGCTGGCAATGGCGCCCCGCGCTCGGGCTGCGCGGCTTCTTCAGCATGCGCTTTTTCAAGCACGTCGTCGTGCTGCACGGCAATGCGGTCGGCGGCGGCTCGATCACGTATGCGAACACGCTGCTCGTGCCGCCCGACAAGGTGTGGCGCGAAGGCACGTGGGCCGGCCTCGAGGACTGGGAGCGCGTGATGCCCGAACACTACGCCACCGCGAAGCGCATGCTCGGCGTCGTCACGAACCGGCGGATGGACGCGGCCGATTTCCGCTTGAAGGAGATGGCGAAGCTGATCGGCGTGGAGAAGAGCTTTTATCCGACCGAGGTCGGCGTGTTCTTCGGCGGCGACGCCGACGCGCCCGGCACCCGCTACGCCGATCCGTACTTCGGCGGCGCGGGCCCCGAGCGCACGTCGTGCATCGGCTGCGGCGGCTGCATGGTCGGCTGCCGCCACGGCGCGAAGAACACGCTCGACCGCAATTACCTGTACCTCGCCGAGCGCCTCGGCGCGCAGGTGCGCGAGCAAACGAAGGTCGTCGACGTGCGCCCGCTGGACGCGCGCGACGACGGCGCGGCGGGCTACGCGGTCGACGCGGTGTCGCTCGCGGCCGGCGCGCGCGGCGCGAAAAGCCGCGTCACGTGCCGCGGGGTCGTGTTCGCCGCATCGTCGCTCGGCACGCAGGATCTGCTGATGCGTCTGAAGGAAAAGCGCTCGCTCCCGCGTCTGTCGGACGCGCTCGGCAAGCGCGTGCGCACGAACGCCGAATCGCTGATCGGCGTGCGCTTTCCGAAATCGCGCGTCGATCTGTCGAAGGGCGTCGCCATCGGCTCGGGCATCTACATCGACGAGCACACGCACATCGAGGCCACCCGCTATCCGTCGGGCTCCGACACGATGGGACTGCTCACGACCGTGCTCACGCGCGGCGCGCCGGGCGGCCTGCGTCCGCTCGTATGGCTCGGCGCGCTCGCGAAGCTCGTCCTCACGCGGCCGCTGACCGCATGGCGGATGATCGATCCGCGCGGCTTCGCGCGCGAGACGATGATCTTCCTCTGCATGCAGACGCTCGAAGGACACCTGACGATGCGGCTGAAGCGCCGCTGGTTCTGGCCGTTCTCGAAGCAGCTCGCGACGTCCGGCGCGAAGATTCCCGCCTACATCCCGGCCGCGAACGACTTCGCGCAAAAGGCCGCGCGCGCGCTCGGCGGCGTGCCGATGACCTCGCTCACCGAGATCCTGCTGAACGTGCCGATGACCGCGCATTGCATGGGCGGCGCGGCGATGGCGCGCGACGCGCGCGACGGCGTGTGCGACGGCCGCGGCCGCGTGTTCGGCTACCGGAACATGTACATCTGCGACGGCTCGGTGCTCGGCGCGAATCTCGGCGTCAACCCGAGTCTCACGATCACCGCGCTCGCCGAGCATGCGATGAACCACGTGCCCGCGGCGGGCGAGCAGCAGTGGAACAGCGCCGGGGAGGAACGCGTCGCGGCATGA
- a CDS encoding FAD-dependent oxidoreductase: MREFDYLLVGGGIASVTAARTLRGENAPASIAILCGEPVLPYQRPPLSQEFLMGAAQPASIALHDAAFYASQRIDVVLGARAEHLDLAKRIVRASNGGAFRYRKLLIATGASAKVPALPGIGLDGVHVLHTVAQAQALKDATAHARRATVLGGGFLGVEIAATLRALGLQVTLIERAPDVMPTLRAPALASRFEALCKARGIDVLTSREVRRVLGAQRVEAVETSDGGTHPCDLFVAAVGVTPNCGWLDGSGLALGDGIEVDAFLQTADPDVFAAGDVAHFDDPIFGVRRRIEHWDNAVRQGRIVARNMLGYRLPYRDVSIFYGSVFGLSYNLLGYPVGATETIERGSFDDASYTLLYLADDVLRAAFTIDRPAVEIAAMNDAVRLHVNVAEQKSKLSDPNFALDKLPVQTILILQGGGALGAFECGAIKALEQHGVRPDVISAVSIGAFNGAIVASHPKGASKALEAFWRELSISLPLPHGSQWHQAWLSSYVLSCGVPNFLKPQWSQLGFGADQLRAKWTSFFDASSIEKLIARYVDFDSLGMSPTRLLIGAVDVETGEPRIFDSYVDRLSPAHVLASGSLPPGMPWTVVDGRPYWDGGVVSNSPLDLVIARCGQIGGRVFIVDLFSGSKTLPTNIVEVMLRREEIAYMDRVRNDLRLEEYASDFRDLVDGILAHVDAPTANEIRQQPLYIRLMGNRAALDIARITLNRDGRLSFIEDYDFSSDAIAQLQTQGYDAALAALANDRALRRRGRRAA, encoded by the coding sequence ATGCGTGAGTTCGACTATCTGCTCGTCGGCGGCGGCATCGCGAGCGTCACCGCCGCCAGGACGCTGCGCGGCGAGAACGCGCCGGCGAGCATCGCGATCCTCTGCGGCGAGCCCGTGCTGCCGTATCAGCGCCCGCCGCTCAGCCAGGAATTCCTGATGGGCGCCGCGCAGCCCGCGAGCATCGCGCTGCACGACGCGGCGTTCTATGCGTCGCAGCGCATCGACGTCGTGCTCGGCGCGCGCGCCGAGCATCTCGATCTCGCGAAACGGATCGTGCGCGCGTCGAACGGCGGCGCGTTCCGCTACCGCAAGCTGCTGATCGCGACGGGCGCGAGCGCGAAGGTGCCGGCGCTGCCCGGCATCGGGCTCGACGGCGTGCACGTGCTGCACACGGTCGCGCAGGCGCAGGCGCTGAAGGACGCGACCGCGCACGCGCGCCGCGCGACGGTGCTGGGCGGCGGCTTTCTCGGCGTCGAGATCGCCGCGACGCTGCGGGCGCTCGGCCTGCAGGTGACGCTCATCGAGCGCGCGCCCGATGTGATGCCGACGCTGCGCGCGCCGGCGCTCGCGAGCCGTTTCGAGGCGCTCTGCAAGGCGCGCGGCATCGACGTGCTGACGAGCCGCGAGGTGCGCCGCGTGCTCGGCGCGCAGCGCGTCGAGGCGGTCGAGACGAGCGACGGCGGCACGCATCCGTGCGACCTGTTCGTCGCGGCGGTCGGCGTCACGCCGAACTGCGGCTGGCTCGACGGCAGCGGCCTCGCGCTCGGCGACGGGATCGAAGTGGACGCGTTCCTTCAGACGGCCGATCCGGACGTGTTCGCGGCGGGCGACGTCGCGCATTTCGACGATCCGATCTTCGGCGTGCGGCGGCGGATCGAGCACTGGGACAACGCGGTGCGGCAGGGCCGGATCGTCGCGCGCAACATGCTCGGCTACCGGCTGCCGTATCGCGACGTGTCGATCTTCTACGGCAGCGTGTTCGGGCTGTCGTACAACCTGCTCGGCTATCCGGTCGGCGCGACGGAGACGATCGAGCGCGGCTCGTTCGACGATGCGTCGTACACGCTGCTCTATCTCGCCGACGACGTGCTGCGCGCCGCGTTCACGATCGACCGGCCGGCCGTCGAGATCGCCGCGATGAACGATGCGGTCCGGCTGCACGTGAACGTCGCCGAGCAGAAATCGAAACTGAGCGATCCGAACTTCGCGCTCGACAAGCTGCCGGTGCAGACGATCCTGATCCTGCAGGGCGGCGGCGCGCTCGGCGCGTTCGAGTGCGGCGCGATCAAGGCGCTGGAGCAGCACGGCGTGCGGCCCGACGTGATCTCCGCGGTGTCGATCGGCGCGTTCAACGGCGCGATCGTCGCGAGCCATCCGAAGGGCGCGTCGAAGGCGCTCGAGGCGTTCTGGCGCGAGCTGTCGATCTCGCTGCCGCTGCCGCACGGCTCGCAGTGGCATCAGGCGTGGCTGTCGTCGTACGTGCTGTCGTGCGGCGTGCCGAATTTCCTGAAGCCGCAATGGTCGCAGCTCGGCTTCGGCGCCGATCAACTGCGCGCGAAATGGACGAGCTTCTTCGACGCATCGTCGATCGAGAAGCTGATCGCGCGCTACGTCGATTTCGATTCGCTCGGCATGAGCCCGACGCGCCTGCTGATCGGCGCGGTCGACGTCGAGACGGGCGAGCCGCGCATCTTCGACAGCTACGTCGATCGCCTGAGCCCCGCGCATGTGCTCGCGAGCGGCAGCCTGCCGCCGGGAATGCCGTGGACCGTCGTCGACGGCCGGCCGTACTGGGACGGCGGCGTCGTCAGCAACTCGCCGCTCGATCTCGTGATCGCGCGGTGCGGCCAGATTGGCGGGCGCGTGTTCATCGTCGATCTGTTCTCGGGCTCGAAGACGCTGCCGACGAACATCGTCGAAGTGATGCTGCGCCGCGAGGAAATCGCGTACATGGACCGCGTGCGCAACGATCTGCGCCTCGAGGAGTACGCGAGCGATTTCCGCGATCTCGTCGACGGCATCCTTGCTCACGTCGATGCGCCGACCGCGAACGAGATCCGCCAGCAGCCGCTGTACATCCGGCTGATGGGCAATCGCGCGGCGCTCGATATCGCGCGGATCACGCTGAACCGGGACGGGCGGCTGTCGTTCATCGAGGATTACGATTTTTCGTCGGACGCGATCGCGCAGCTGCAGACGCAGGGCTATGACGCGGCGCTCGCCGCGCTCGCGAACGACCGCGCGCTGCGCCGGCGCGGGCGCCGTGCCGCGTGA
- a CDS encoding TraR/DksA family transcriptional regulator — protein MAAFDEHQLQVLGALLRACRQALQADVRAGERQRADEPYADLAGPAPDEGDEANADLFVDVDHALIGMKLAELREVDAALQRIARRDYGFCADCGQPIAYERLLARPTALRCAPCQRAHERRFATQPRPSL, from the coding sequence ATGGCAGCGTTCGACGAGCATCAACTCCAGGTTCTGGGCGCTTTGCTGCGCGCATGCCGGCAGGCGCTTCAGGCGGACGTGCGCGCCGGCGAGCGGCAGCGCGCCGACGAGCCGTATGCGGACCTCGCGGGCCCCGCGCCCGACGAAGGCGATGAGGCGAACGCGGACTTGTTCGTCGACGTCGACCACGCACTGATCGGCATGAAGCTTGCCGAGTTGCGCGAAGTCGACGCGGCGCTGCAACGGATCGCGCGGCGCGATTACGGCTTTTGCGCGGACTGCGGGCAGCCGATCGCCTATGAGCGCCTGCTCGCGCGCCCGACCGCGCTGCGCTGCGCGCCGTGCCAGCGTGCGCACGAGCGGCGGTTCGCGACGCAGCCGAGGCCGTCGCTGTGA
- the phaZ gene encoding polyhydroxyalkanoate depolymerase, whose product MLYAWLEAQREFFRACQPWTGAAQRANASARSAGWPTWGPMAHAADAIPKPPPFAIASVMIDGAAVPVDERVVDDTPFCALRKFSRRLDGGAAARPAVFLCTPLAGHHAVMLRETVETMLATRDVYVTDWRNARDVPPDAGAFGLDDYVCTLERFIAGAAESGLHVMAVCQATVPALAAAALLAARGVHVASVALLGGPIDTRSHPTLVDRFALEHDLDWFRCAAIDVVPPPYAGAGRRVYPGFIQHAAIVVAHPQRRVSLESRYWAAWMTGDLACAARCMREMNEYGAVLDMTERYFLDTIRVIFHERLLAQGRWSIGSRRVAPEQLTRTALCTIEGGRDDIAGAGQTHAAHALCNAVPDAGRERITEPDCDHYDLFLGPRWRHSIHPALDAFWTRAEAARRAAGEPPRAAPSAEPEHRIAH is encoded by the coding sequence ATGCTGTACGCGTGGCTCGAAGCGCAACGTGAGTTCTTCCGCGCATGCCAGCCGTGGACGGGCGCCGCGCAGCGCGCGAACGCGAGCGCGCGCTCGGCCGGCTGGCCGACATGGGGCCCGATGGCGCACGCGGCCGATGCGATCCCCAAGCCGCCGCCGTTCGCGATCGCGTCGGTCATGATCGACGGCGCGGCCGTCCCGGTCGACGAACGGGTCGTCGACGACACGCCGTTCTGCGCGCTGCGCAAGTTCTCCCGCCGGCTCGACGGCGGCGCGGCCGCGCGCCCAGCGGTCTTTCTGTGCACGCCGCTCGCCGGCCACCATGCGGTGATGCTGCGCGAGACCGTCGAGACGATGCTCGCGACGCGCGACGTCTACGTGACCGACTGGCGCAACGCGCGCGACGTCCCGCCCGACGCGGGCGCGTTCGGCCTCGACGACTACGTGTGCACGCTCGAACGCTTCATCGCCGGCGCGGCCGAAAGCGGGCTGCACGTGATGGCGGTCTGCCAGGCGACGGTGCCCGCGCTCGCGGCCGCCGCGCTGCTTGCGGCGCGCGGCGTCCACGTCGCGAGCGTCGCGCTGCTCGGCGGCCCGATCGACACGCGCTCGCACCCGACGCTCGTCGACCGCTTCGCGCTCGAACACGACCTCGACTGGTTCCGCTGCGCGGCGATCGACGTCGTGCCGCCGCCGTATGCGGGCGCGGGGCGGCGCGTCTATCCGGGCTTCATCCAGCACGCGGCGATCGTCGTCGCACATCCGCAGCGGCGCGTGTCGCTCGAGAGCCGCTACTGGGCCGCGTGGATGACGGGCGATCTCGCGTGCGCCGCGCGCTGCATGCGCGAGATGAACGAATACGGCGCGGTGCTCGACATGACCGAGCGCTATTTCCTCGACACGATTCGCGTGATCTTCCACGAGCGGCTGCTCGCGCAAGGCCGCTGGTCGATCGGCAGCCGCCGCGTCGCGCCGGAGCAACTCACGCGCACCGCGCTCTGCACGATCGAAGGCGGCCGCGACGACATTGCCGGCGCCGGCCAGACGCACGCGGCGCACGCACTATGCAACGCGGTGCCCGACGCCGGGCGCGAGCGCATCACCGAGCCGGACTGCGATCACTACGACCTCTTTCTCGGCCCGCGCTGGCGGCACTCGATCCATCCGGCGCTCGACGCGTTCTGGACGCGCGCGGAAGCGGCGCGGCGCGCGGCCGGCGAGCCGCCTCGCGCCGCGCCGAGCGCCGAGCCCGAGCACCGAATCGCGCATTGA
- a CDS encoding ribonucleotide reductase (class I; catalyzes the formation of deoxyribonucleotides from their corresponding ribonucleotides) encodes MRTINKRTRAARHADSFVRMIGVMDDQPICDTVFADRYALPGEHSRAQACARVARALALAEPVATRSGAARRFYRNLLNGALGASRVMARAGAAPDQTMASCFVHPIRAPAALTRFHPNLDEALDEARLALAMGADIGYDFSDIPPASARPDSGQPASPGVCAALERFERIGAQAGERDGRRRAQLAVLRCDHPDLPAFAAAKCGPKRGHARWTTLGLAVAVTDAFMRAVEQDLPWALRHPAPPRDAPSGALPAEDGAWTYASVPARHLWREIVSAARDGAGPGLVFVDAIAAADPLRGHERIGAMSPCGAQPLPPYGSAMLGAIDLSRFVRNPFGAGGEPRFDFAAFDTAVRVEVRLLDNALDVTRWPLAAHARESYQKRRIGVGVTGLADMLAMMRLRYDSPAAREMARYVASDLRNHAYAASAELAAERGAYPLCDRQAHLDALRAGPPLPHAVCHAVERDGLRNSHLTSFAPVAGVSLAFGDNCSPGIEPARAWIEHRTVRAGAGTSGAPGMRAENHAHRLFRSLRGERAALPDYFATDADVSPSERLAMRAALQPYVDAGIENTLTLASHYSLEEVNALLFAAWRAKLKSVAIRRTDLARDARSGDGGGA; translated from the coding sequence TTGCGGACGATCAACAAACGCACACGCGCCGCTCGCCACGCCGATTCGTTCGTCCGCATGATCGGCGTCATGGACGACCAACCGATCTGCGACACCGTATTCGCCGACCGCTACGCGCTGCCGGGCGAGCACTCGCGCGCCCAGGCGTGCGCGCGGGTCGCTCGCGCGCTCGCGCTCGCGGAGCCGGTGGCGACGCGCTCGGGCGCCGCGCGGCGCTTCTACCGCAACCTGCTGAACGGCGCGCTCGGCGCGAGCCGCGTGATGGCGCGCGCCGGCGCCGCGCCGGATCAGACGATGGCGAGCTGCTTCGTGCATCCGATCCGCGCGCCCGCCGCGCTCACGCGCTTTCATCCGAACCTCGACGAGGCGCTCGACGAAGCGCGCCTCGCGCTCGCGATGGGCGCCGACATCGGCTACGACTTCTCGGACATCCCGCCCGCGAGCGCGCGGCCCGACTCGGGCCAGCCGGCGTCGCCCGGCGTGTGCGCGGCGCTCGAGCGCTTCGAGCGCATCGGCGCGCAGGCGGGTGAGCGCGACGGCCGCCGCCGCGCGCAGCTCGCGGTGCTGCGCTGCGATCATCCGGATCTGCCCGCATTCGCCGCCGCGAAGTGCGGGCCCAAGCGCGGGCATGCGCGCTGGACGACGCTCGGGCTTGCGGTGGCCGTCACGGACGCGTTCATGCGGGCGGTCGAGCAGGATCTGCCGTGGGCGCTGCGGCATCCGGCGCCGCCGCGCGACGCGCCGAGCGGCGCGCTGCCCGCCGAGGACGGCGCATGGACGTATGCGAGCGTGCCCGCGCGCCATTTGTGGCGCGAGATCGTGTCGGCCGCGCGCGACGGCGCGGGGCCCGGCCTCGTGTTCGTCGACGCGATCGCGGCCGCCGATCCGCTGCGCGGCCACGAGCGCATCGGCGCGATGAGCCCGTGCGGCGCGCAGCCGCTGCCGCCGTACGGCAGCGCGATGCTGGGCGCGATCGATCTGTCGCGCTTCGTGCGCAATCCGTTCGGCGCCGGCGGCGAGCCGCGCTTCGATTTCGCCGCGTTCGACACGGCGGTGCGCGTCGAGGTGCGCCTGCTCGACAACGCGCTCGACGTCACGCGCTGGCCGCTCGCCGCGCACGCGCGCGAGTCGTATCAGAAGCGGCGGATCGGCGTCGGCGTGACGGGGCTCGCGGACATGCTCGCGATGATGCGGCTGCGCTACGATTCGCCGGCCGCGCGCGAGATGGCGCGCTACGTCGCGTCCGACCTGCGCAACCACGCGTATGCGGCGTCGGCCGAACTCGCCGCCGAGCGCGGCGCGTATCCGCTGTGCGACCGCCAAGCGCATCTCGACGCGCTGCGCGCGGGGCCGCCCCTGCCGCACGCGGTCTGCCACGCCGTCGAGCGCGACGGGCTGCGCAACAGCCATCTGACGTCGTTCGCGCCCGTCGCCGGCGTGAGCCTCGCGTTCGGCGACAACTGCTCGCCCGGCATCGAGCCGGCGCGCGCGTGGATCGAGCACCGGACGGTGCGCGCGGGCGCGGGCACTTCCGGCGCGCCGGGGATGCGCGCGGAGAATCATGCGCACCGGCTGTTCCGGTCGCTGCGCGGCGAGCGCGCCGCGCTGCCGGACTACTTCGCGACCGACGCGGACGTCTCGCCGAGCGAGCGCCTCGCGATGCGCGCGGCGCTGCAGCCGTATGTCGACGCGGGAATCGAGAACACGCTGACCTTGGCGAGCCATTACTCGCTCGAGGAGGTCAACGCGTTGCTGTTTGCCGCGTGGCGCGCGAAGCTGAAGAGCGTCGCGATACGGCGCACGGATCTTGCGCGCGACGCGCGATCGGGCGACGGCGGCGGCGCGTAG
- a CDS encoding bifunctional aminoglycoside phosphotransferase/ATP-binding protein codes for MTTGAMAARRFRRHGSRVAGRAPSRATTIHGGDEMRRSRSPKPAKYAYADVPRRPRGFARTTAMRGDGLRRRAVRERAARRLSRELDATLRRASTYPHPAGRIVRIETHISVVYLVGRFAYKRLKPFDFGFANFGGLAARRRACEAELALNRPLAAPIYLATGPVVRRAHGLRLFGAGAAVDHVVRMRRFDERMLFSRLLARGALGAADIDAAAARLAAYHLHAPRDVPRRAYGSARELRKQIDDVLAPLERALGPALPPALRAWCARRCDELAAHLDARRADGYVRACHGDLHLDNVVKHGRDALMFDCIDFDDALRWIDVINDLSFLLMDLHAHDRADLAHRLLNRWLDETGDFAGLAALPLYVAYRALVRALVATMRAGDDAAARAERARRYVDAAAHAARARRPCLLLCHGYSGSGKSVASRALADVSGAIRLSSDSERKRARPFAAVDARPLAASAYTAQQIDAQYERLRALARDVLRAGYTALVDATFLSHARRARFAALARETGVPMFILDFHASRACLERRVDARAAARNDRSDAGAAVLATQLATADPLDAGERACTIGFDTDVPLATIRSAGYWRPALDALDAADANAPATC; via the coding sequence ATGACGACGGGCGCGATGGCCGCGCGGCGGTTTCGACGCCACGGCAGCCGCGTGGCAGGCCGCGCCCCATCCCGCGCGACCACGATCCACGGAGGTGACGAGATGCGCCGCTCGCGTTCGCCGAAGCCCGCGAAATACGCCTACGCCGACGTGCCGCGCCGCCCGCGCGGCTTCGCGCGCACGACCGCCATGCGCGGCGACGGCCTGCGGCGGCGTGCCGTGCGCGAACGCGCGGCGCGCCGCCTGTCGCGCGAACTCGACGCGACGCTGCGCCGCGCGTCCACCTACCCGCATCCGGCCGGCCGCATCGTGCGCATCGAGACGCACATCTCCGTCGTCTATCTCGTCGGGCGTTTCGCCTACAAGCGCCTGAAGCCATTCGACTTCGGGTTCGCGAACTTCGGCGGTCTCGCCGCGCGCCGCCGAGCGTGCGAAGCGGAGCTCGCGCTGAACCGCCCGCTCGCCGCGCCGATCTATCTCGCGACGGGCCCCGTCGTGCGCCGCGCGCACGGCTTACGCCTGTTCGGCGCGGGCGCGGCCGTCGATCACGTCGTCCGGATGCGCCGCTTCGACGAACGGATGCTGTTCTCACGGTTGCTCGCGCGCGGCGCGCTCGGCGCGGCGGACATCGACGCCGCCGCGGCACGCCTTGCCGCCTACCATCTGCATGCGCCGCGCGACGTCCCGCGGCGCGCGTACGGCAGCGCACGCGAGTTGCGCAAGCAGATCGACGACGTGCTCGCGCCGCTCGAGCGCGCGCTCGGCCCGGCGCTGCCGCCTGCGCTGCGCGCGTGGTGCGCGCGGCGATGCGACGAACTCGCCGCGCATCTCGACGCACGGCGGGCCGACGGCTACGTCCGCGCGTGCCACGGCGACCTGCATCTGGACAACGTCGTGAAGCACGGCCGCGACGCGCTGATGTTCGACTGCATCGATTTCGACGACGCGCTGCGCTGGATCGACGTCATCAACGATCTGTCGTTCCTGCTGATGGATCTGCACGCGCACGATCGCGCCGATCTCGCGCACCGGCTGCTGAACCGCTGGCTCGACGAGACGGGCGATTTCGCCGGTCTCGCCGCATTGCCGCTGTATGTCGCGTATCGCGCGCTCGTGCGGGCGCTGGTCGCGACGATGCGCGCGGGAGACGATGCGGCCGCGCGCGCCGAGCGCGCACGCAGGTACGTCGACGCCGCCGCGCACGCGGCCCGCGCGCGCCGCCCGTGCCTGCTGCTGTGCCACGGCTATTCGGGCTCGGGCAAATCGGTGGCGAGCCGCGCGCTCGCCGACGTATCCGGCGCGATCCGGCTGTCGAGCGACAGCGAGCGCAAGCGCGCGCGGCCGTTCGCGGCGGTCGACGCGCGGCCGCTTGCCGCGAGCGCGTACACGGCGCAGCAGATCGACGCGCAATACGAGCGCCTGCGCGCGCTCGCGCGCGACGTGCTGCGCGCCGGCTACACGGCGCTCGTCGATGCGACGTTTCTGTCGCATGCGCGCCGTGCGCGTTTCGCCGCGCTCGCGCGCGAGACCGGCGTGCCCATGTTCATTCTCGATTTCCATGCGAGCCGCGCGTGCCTCGAGCGGCGCGTCGACGCGCGCGCCGCCGCGCGGAACGACCGTTCGGACGCGGGCGCGGCCGTGCTCGCGACGCAACTCGCGACCGCCGATCCGCTCGACGCCGGCGAACGCGCATGCACGATCGGCTTCGATACCGACGTGCCGCTCGCGACGATCCGGTCGGCCGGATATTGGCGGCCGGCGCTCGACGCGCTCGATGCCGCCGATGCGAACGCGCCCGCAACGTGCTGA
- a CDS encoding Acg family FMN-binding oxidoreductase — translation METSTLQTTPHEAIPPFDPSASVEDKLRLAIHYAILAPSSHNTQPWRFILGDGSVMLCADRLRALSVVDPYDRELLISCGAALLNLRVALSRFGFAYVIDMFPSTSDPDVIALVRLDPHGYHDERLAPLFDAIVERVTTRTPYANEAVPCEVQRALVDAGAAEGAEIACVDAPDALDEIAELIADADRLQFADPRFRRELANWVHPRRRDDGMPAFAAGVPALLDFATPLVASAIRTFDLGGGLAAMHHKLVDGSPLVVGISTASDDRDAWVAAGQALERVLLVATAAGLTASYLNQPIEIDALRERLRPLLHVDAHPQLLLRVGRGPIVAHAPRRPLMDVVS, via the coding sequence ATGGAAACATCCACGCTCCAGACGACGCCGCACGAAGCCATTCCGCCGTTCGATCCGTCGGCGAGCGTCGAGGACAAGCTGCGCCTCGCGATCCATTACGCGATCCTCGCGCCGTCGAGCCACAACACGCAGCCGTGGCGCTTCATTCTCGGCGACGGGTCGGTGATGCTGTGCGCGGACCGGCTGCGCGCGCTGTCCGTCGTCGATCCGTACGATCGCGAGCTGCTCATCAGTTGCGGCGCGGCGCTCTTGAACCTGCGCGTCGCGCTGAGCCGCTTCGGGTTCGCATACGTGATCGACATGTTCCCGTCGACGTCCGACCCCGACGTGATCGCGCTGGTGCGGCTCGACCCGCACGGCTACCACGACGAGCGCCTCGCGCCGCTGTTCGATGCGATCGTCGAGCGCGTGACCACCCGCACGCCGTATGCGAACGAAGCCGTGCCGTGCGAAGTGCAGCGCGCGCTCGTCGACGCCGGCGCGGCCGAGGGCGCGGAGATCGCATGCGTCGACGCGCCCGATGCGCTCGACGAGATCGCCGAGCTGATCGCCGACGCCGACCGCCTGCAGTTCGCCGATCCGCGCTTTCGCCGCGAACTCGCGAACTGGGTGCATCCGCGCCGCCGTGACGACGGAATGCCCGCGTTCGCGGCCGGCGTGCCCGCGCTGCTCGACTTCGCGACGCCCCTCGTCGCATCGGCGATCCGCACGTTCGATCTCGGCGGCGGCCTGGCGGCGATGCATCACAAGCTCGTCGACGGCTCGCCGCTCGTCGTCGGCATCTCGACCGCGAGCGACGACCGCGACGCATGGGTCGCGGCCGGCCAGGCGCTCGAGCGCGTGCTGCTCGTCGCGACGGCCGCCGGGCTCACCGCGTCGTATCTGAATCAGCCGATCGAGATCGACGCGCTGCGCGAAAGGCTGCGCCCGCTGCTGCACGTCGACGCGCACCCGCAACTGCTGCTGCGCGTCGGACGCGGCCCGATCGTCGCGCACGCGCCGCGGCGTCCGCTGATGGACGTCGTGTCTTGA